In Passer domesticus isolate bPasDom1 chromosome 1, bPasDom1.hap1, whole genome shotgun sequence, one DNA window encodes the following:
- the TRIM55 gene encoding tripartite motif-containing protein 55 isoform X2, translating into MPQEKLGMSTSLSYKSFSKEQQTMDNLEKQLICPICLEMFTKPVVILPCQHNLCRKCASDIFQASNPYLPTRGGTTVASGGRFRCPSCRHEVVLDRHGVYGLQRNLLVENIIDIYKQESTRPERKCDQPMCEEHEDERINIYCLNCEMPTCSLCKIFGAHKDCQVAPLTNVYQQQKSELSDGIAVLVGSNDRMQGIVTQLEETCKTVEECCKRQKEQLCEKFDYLYSVLEERKNEMTQIITRTQEEKLEHVRSLMKKYADHLEAVSKLVESGIQFMEEPEMAVFLQNAKTLLQKITEASKGFQMEKIEDGYENMNQFTVNLSREEKIIREIDFDREEEGEEEEEETEDGEGLGEVHTESSGEEEEEEEVEEEGSEGAAQAPQQDPEAQSAGEEPLAEPTPAPVLAAPAGQDVVVTPSGSQQTPESDTQVPATAETIDPLFYPSWYKSQSRQPSSPSSSPVSGLGKVGTPVSLETSAKKAEAPTAATIEESAPGSGKESNATAATSKTGSEPYPQGRVEEAPVSSERGDEPARHVFSFSWLNSLNE; encoded by the exons ATGCCCCAGGAAAAGCTAGGGATGAGCACCTCCCTGAGCTACAAGTCGTTCTCCAAAGAGCAGCAAACTATGGATAACCTGGAGAAACAGCTGATCTGCCCCATCTGTTTGGAGATGTTCACCAAGCCAGTGGtcatcctgccctgccagcacaaCCTCTGTCGGAAGTGCGCCAGTGACATCTTCCAG GCCTCCAACCCCTACCTGCCGACCAGGGGAGGCACAACTGTGGCGTCGGGGGGCCGCTTCCGCTGTCCCTCCTGCCGGCACGAGGTGGTCCTGGACCGACACGGCGTCTACGGGCTGCAGAGGAACCTGCTGGTGGAGAACATCATCGACATCTACAAGCAGGAGTCCACAAG acCTGAAAGGAAGTGTGACCAGCCAATGTGTGAAGAGCACGAGGATGAGAGAATTAATATTTATTGCTTGAACTGTGAaatgcccacctgctccttgtGCAAAATCTTTGGTGCCCACAAAGACTGTCAGGTTGCTCCTCTCACAAATGTTTACCAGCAacagaag TCTGAGCTGAGTGATGGCATTGCAGTCCTGGTGGGGAGCAATGACAGAATGCAAGGGATTGTCACACAGCTGGAGGAGACCTGCAAGACGGTTGAG GAATGCTGCAAACGACAGAAAGAACAGTTGTGTGAAAAATTTGATTATCTCTATTCTGtactggaagaaagaaaaaatgagatGACACAAATAATCACTagaacccaagaggagaaacTGGAACACGTCCGCTCCCTGATGAAGAAATATGCGGATCACTTGGAAGCTGTGTCAAAACTGGTTGAATCAGGAATCCAGTTCATGGAAGAACCAGAAATGGCCGTGTTTTTGCAG AATGCCAAAACATTGCTACAAAA AATTACTGAAGCTTCTAAAGgatttcaaatggaaaaaatagaGGATGGGTATGAGAATATGAACCAATTCACAGTGAACCTcagtagagaagaaaaaataatacgAGAAATTGATTTTGACAGAG aggaggagggagaagaagaagaggaggagacaGAGGATGGCGAAGGCTTGGGTGAAGTCCATACAGAGTCatcaggagaggaggaagaggaggaagaggtggAAGAGGAAGGGTCAGAGGGAGCAGCACAAGCACCTCAGCAGGACCCTGAAGCACAGAGTGCAGGGGAAGAGCCCCTGGCTGAGCCCACTCCAGCACCAgtgctggctgccccagctggtCAG GATGTTGTTGTGACACCAAGTGGTTCTCAACAGACTCCCGAGTCTGACACTCAAGTGCCGGCCACAGCAGAAACCATCGATCCCTTGTTTTACCCTAGCTGGTATAAGTCCCAGTCACGGCAACCAAGCAGTCCAAGCTCAAGCCCGGTGAGCGGGCTGGGGAAAGTAGGGACTCCTGTTTCTCTGGAAACAAGTGCAAAGAAGGCAGAAGCCCCGACAGCAGCAACAATCGAGGAGAGTGCACCAGGGAGTGGTAAGGAAAGTAATGCCACTGCAGCGACGTCCAAG
- the TRIM55 gene encoding tripartite motif-containing protein 55 isoform X1 → MAERELRHWPLAQQSPAAFPGVTCRNYPLIGHSDKWFPTIWCFWKRLSCFFMAIPSSPCAAWQEQASNPYLPTRGGTTVASGGRFRCPSCRHEVVLDRHGVYGLQRNLLVENIIDIYKQESTRPERKCDQPMCEEHEDERINIYCLNCEMPTCSLCKIFGAHKDCQVAPLTNVYQQQKSELSDGIAVLVGSNDRMQGIVTQLEETCKTVEECCKRQKEQLCEKFDYLYSVLEERKNEMTQIITRTQEEKLEHVRSLMKKYADHLEAVSKLVESGIQFMEEPEMAVFLQNAKTLLQKITEASKGFQMEKIEDGYENMNQFTVNLSREEKIIREIDFDREEEGEEEEEETEDGEGLGEVHTESSGEEEEEEEVEEEGSEGAAQAPQQDPEAQSAGEEPLAEPTPAPVLAAPAGQDVVVTPSGSQQTPESDTQVPATAETIDPLFYPSWYKSQSRQPSSPSSSPVSGLGKVGTPVSLETSAKKAEAPTAATIEESAPGSGKESNATAATSKTGSEPYPQGRVEEAPVSSERGDEPARHVFSFSWLNSLNE, encoded by the exons ATGGCCGAGCGTGAGCTGAGGCACTGGCCCCTCGCCCAGCAGTCACCAGCTGCTTTCCCAGGGGTGACATGTCGGAATTACCCTCTCATTGGGCACAGTGACAAATGGTTTCCTACCATTTGGTGCTTTTGGAAGAGGCTTTCATGTTTTTTCATGGCCATACCTTCCTCCCCTTGTGCTGCTTGGCAAGAACAGGCCTCCAACCCCTACCTGCCGACCAGGGGAGGCACAACTGTGGCGTCGGGGGGCCGCTTCCGCTGTCCCTCCTGCCGGCACGAGGTGGTCCTGGACCGACACGGCGTCTACGGGCTGCAGAGGAACCTGCTGGTGGAGAACATCATCGACATCTACAAGCAGGAGTCCACAAG acCTGAAAGGAAGTGTGACCAGCCAATGTGTGAAGAGCACGAGGATGAGAGAATTAATATTTATTGCTTGAACTGTGAaatgcccacctgctccttgtGCAAAATCTTTGGTGCCCACAAAGACTGTCAGGTTGCTCCTCTCACAAATGTTTACCAGCAacagaag TCTGAGCTGAGTGATGGCATTGCAGTCCTGGTGGGGAGCAATGACAGAATGCAAGGGATTGTCACACAGCTGGAGGAGACCTGCAAGACGGTTGAG GAATGCTGCAAACGACAGAAAGAACAGTTGTGTGAAAAATTTGATTATCTCTATTCTGtactggaagaaagaaaaaatgagatGACACAAATAATCACTagaacccaagaggagaaacTGGAACACGTCCGCTCCCTGATGAAGAAATATGCGGATCACTTGGAAGCTGTGTCAAAACTGGTTGAATCAGGAATCCAGTTCATGGAAGAACCAGAAATGGCCGTGTTTTTGCAG AATGCCAAAACATTGCTACAAAA AATTACTGAAGCTTCTAAAGgatttcaaatggaaaaaatagaGGATGGGTATGAGAATATGAACCAATTCACAGTGAACCTcagtagagaagaaaaaataatacgAGAAATTGATTTTGACAGAG aggaggagggagaagaagaagaggaggagacaGAGGATGGCGAAGGCTTGGGTGAAGTCCATACAGAGTCatcaggagaggaggaagaggaggaagaggtggAAGAGGAAGGGTCAGAGGGAGCAGCACAAGCACCTCAGCAGGACCCTGAAGCACAGAGTGCAGGGGAAGAGCCCCTGGCTGAGCCCACTCCAGCACCAgtgctggctgccccagctggtCAG GATGTTGTTGTGACACCAAGTGGTTCTCAACAGACTCCCGAGTCTGACACTCAAGTGCCGGCCACAGCAGAAACCATCGATCCCTTGTTTTACCCTAGCTGGTATAAGTCCCAGTCACGGCAACCAAGCAGTCCAAGCTCAAGCCCGGTGAGCGGGCTGGGGAAAGTAGGGACTCCTGTTTCTCTGGAAACAAGTGCAAAGAAGGCAGAAGCCCCGACAGCAGCAACAATCGAGGAGAGTGCACCAGGGAGTGGTAAGGAAAGTAATGCCACTGCAGCGACGTCCAAG
- the TRIM55 gene encoding tripartite motif-containing protein 55 isoform X3, with amino-acid sequence MAERELRHWPLAQQSPAAFPGVTCRNYPLIGHSDKWFPTIWCFWKRLSCFFMAIPSSPCAAWQEQASNPYLPTRGGTTVASGGRFRCPSCRHEVVLDRHGVYGLQRNLLVENIIDIYKQESTRPERKCDQPMCEEHEDERINIYCLNCEMPTCSLCKIFGAHKDCQVAPLTNVYQQQKSELSDGIAVLVGSNDRMQGIVTQLEETCKTVEECCKRQKEQLCEKFDYLYSVLEERKNEMTQIITRTQEEKLEHVRSLMKKYADHLEAVSKLVESGIQFMEEPEMAVFLQNAKTLLQKITEASKGFQMEKIEDGYENMNQFTVNLSREEKIIREIDFDREEEGEEEEEETEDGEGLGEVHTESSGEEEEEEEVEEEGSEGAAQAPQQDPEAQSAGEEPLAEPTPAPVLAAPAGQTGSEPYPQGRVEEAPVSSERGDEPARHVFSFSWLNSLNE; translated from the exons ATGGCCGAGCGTGAGCTGAGGCACTGGCCCCTCGCCCAGCAGTCACCAGCTGCTTTCCCAGGGGTGACATGTCGGAATTACCCTCTCATTGGGCACAGTGACAAATGGTTTCCTACCATTTGGTGCTTTTGGAAGAGGCTTTCATGTTTTTTCATGGCCATACCTTCCTCCCCTTGTGCTGCTTGGCAAGAACAGGCCTCCAACCCCTACCTGCCGACCAGGGGAGGCACAACTGTGGCGTCGGGGGGCCGCTTCCGCTGTCCCTCCTGCCGGCACGAGGTGGTCCTGGACCGACACGGCGTCTACGGGCTGCAGAGGAACCTGCTGGTGGAGAACATCATCGACATCTACAAGCAGGAGTCCACAAG acCTGAAAGGAAGTGTGACCAGCCAATGTGTGAAGAGCACGAGGATGAGAGAATTAATATTTATTGCTTGAACTGTGAaatgcccacctgctccttgtGCAAAATCTTTGGTGCCCACAAAGACTGTCAGGTTGCTCCTCTCACAAATGTTTACCAGCAacagaag TCTGAGCTGAGTGATGGCATTGCAGTCCTGGTGGGGAGCAATGACAGAATGCAAGGGATTGTCACACAGCTGGAGGAGACCTGCAAGACGGTTGAG GAATGCTGCAAACGACAGAAAGAACAGTTGTGTGAAAAATTTGATTATCTCTATTCTGtactggaagaaagaaaaaatgagatGACACAAATAATCACTagaacccaagaggagaaacTGGAACACGTCCGCTCCCTGATGAAGAAATATGCGGATCACTTGGAAGCTGTGTCAAAACTGGTTGAATCAGGAATCCAGTTCATGGAAGAACCAGAAATGGCCGTGTTTTTGCAG AATGCCAAAACATTGCTACAAAA AATTACTGAAGCTTCTAAAGgatttcaaatggaaaaaatagaGGATGGGTATGAGAATATGAACCAATTCACAGTGAACCTcagtagagaagaaaaaataatacgAGAAATTGATTTTGACAGAG aggaggagggagaagaagaagaggaggagacaGAGGATGGCGAAGGCTTGGGTGAAGTCCATACAGAGTCatcaggagaggaggaagaggaggaagaggtggAAGAGGAAGGGTCAGAGGGAGCAGCACAAGCACCTCAGCAGGACCCTGAAGCACAGAGTGCAGGGGAAGAGCCCCTGGCTGAGCCCACTCCAGCACCAgtgctggctgccccagctggtCAG
- the TRIM55 gene encoding tripartite motif-containing protein 55 isoform X4, producing MPQEKLGMSTSLSYKSFSKEQQTMDNLEKQLICPICLEMFTKPVVILPCQHNLCRKCASDIFQASNPYLPTRGGTTVASGGRFRCPSCRHEVVLDRHGVYGLQRNLLVENIIDIYKQESTRPERKCDQPMCEEHEDERINIYCLNCEMPTCSLCKIFGAHKDCQVAPLTNVYQQQKSELSDGIAVLVGSNDRMQGIVTQLEETCKTVEECCKRQKEQLCEKFDYLYSVLEERKNEMTQIITRTQEEKLEHVRSLMKKYADHLEAVSKLVESGIQFMEEPEMAVFLQNAKTLLQKITEASKGFQMEKIEDGYENMNQFTVNLSREEKIIREIDFDREEEGEEEEEETEDGEGLGEVHTESSGEEEEEEEVEEEGSEGAAQAPQQDPEAQSAGEEPLAEPTPAPVLAAPAGQTGSEPYPQGRVEEAPVSSERGDEPARHVFSFSWLNSLNE from the exons ATGCCCCAGGAAAAGCTAGGGATGAGCACCTCCCTGAGCTACAAGTCGTTCTCCAAAGAGCAGCAAACTATGGATAACCTGGAGAAACAGCTGATCTGCCCCATCTGTTTGGAGATGTTCACCAAGCCAGTGGtcatcctgccctgccagcacaaCCTCTGTCGGAAGTGCGCCAGTGACATCTTCCAG GCCTCCAACCCCTACCTGCCGACCAGGGGAGGCACAACTGTGGCGTCGGGGGGCCGCTTCCGCTGTCCCTCCTGCCGGCACGAGGTGGTCCTGGACCGACACGGCGTCTACGGGCTGCAGAGGAACCTGCTGGTGGAGAACATCATCGACATCTACAAGCAGGAGTCCACAAG acCTGAAAGGAAGTGTGACCAGCCAATGTGTGAAGAGCACGAGGATGAGAGAATTAATATTTATTGCTTGAACTGTGAaatgcccacctgctccttgtGCAAAATCTTTGGTGCCCACAAAGACTGTCAGGTTGCTCCTCTCACAAATGTTTACCAGCAacagaag TCTGAGCTGAGTGATGGCATTGCAGTCCTGGTGGGGAGCAATGACAGAATGCAAGGGATTGTCACACAGCTGGAGGAGACCTGCAAGACGGTTGAG GAATGCTGCAAACGACAGAAAGAACAGTTGTGTGAAAAATTTGATTATCTCTATTCTGtactggaagaaagaaaaaatgagatGACACAAATAATCACTagaacccaagaggagaaacTGGAACACGTCCGCTCCCTGATGAAGAAATATGCGGATCACTTGGAAGCTGTGTCAAAACTGGTTGAATCAGGAATCCAGTTCATGGAAGAACCAGAAATGGCCGTGTTTTTGCAG AATGCCAAAACATTGCTACAAAA AATTACTGAAGCTTCTAAAGgatttcaaatggaaaaaatagaGGATGGGTATGAGAATATGAACCAATTCACAGTGAACCTcagtagagaagaaaaaataatacgAGAAATTGATTTTGACAGAG aggaggagggagaagaagaagaggaggagacaGAGGATGGCGAAGGCTTGGGTGAAGTCCATACAGAGTCatcaggagaggaggaagaggaggaagaggtggAAGAGGAAGGGTCAGAGGGAGCAGCACAAGCACCTCAGCAGGACCCTGAAGCACAGAGTGCAGGGGAAGAGCCCCTGGCTGAGCCCACTCCAGCACCAgtgctggctgccccagctggtCAG